The Cucumis melo cultivar AY chromosome 5, USDA_Cmelo_AY_1.0, whole genome shotgun sequence genome has a segment encoding these proteins:
- the LOC103491303 gene encoding transcription factor bHLH160, translating into MQRVGYFLIINKVKLHFVHLSSSNQRSLERTQRKYFLSMSLTPWEEHILIDEDNGIEEEETPLRNWSNNNGELEEIIRLSKSGEEALLLPNEIIGRSLVEDSTLLGLKESDNIYGVLERENSKLFPPPSINAHNEEPSNSNKENAKKEEHNARERQRRLELSHSYFSLRSLLPNARRSKKRWSSGTIIDKVVDYIPTLQKEIEKMNQKKQNLIKAKERIMSNNNAERVLVSVDENEGLDNQYYNNINPTVSIHQLCEGEVIIQICINPRNSNNNKLSNLIQKAEEEGLRIIGASTVSVSHHDHQILTSHLHVQMMDRSLQEAADNKSISRKRVISWLCC; encoded by the exons ATGCAAAGAGTAGGTTATTTCTTAATAATCAACAAAGTAAAACTTCATTTTGTTCATCTCTCTTCTTCAAATCAGAGAAGCTTAGAAAGAACACAGAG GAAATATTTTTTGAGTATGTCATTGACACCGTGGGAGGAACATATATTGATTGATGAAGACAATGGAATTGAAGAGGAAGAAACTCCATTAAGAAATTGGAGTAATAATAATGGAGAATTAGAAGAAATTATCCGATTATCAAAAAGTGGAGAAGAAGCATTGTTATTACCAAACGAAATAATTGGAAGATCACTTGTGGAAGATTCAACATTATTGGGTTTGAAGGAAAGTGATAACATTTATGGAgttttagagagagaaaattcaaaattatttcCACCACCATCCATTAATGCTCATAATGAAGAACCCTCAAattcaaataaagaaaatgcAAAGAAAGAAGAACACAATGCTAGAGAAAGACAAAGAAGGTTGGAACTCTCTCACTCCTATTTTTCACTTCGCTCTTTGCTTCCCAATGCTAGAAGATCAAAG AAAAGGTGGAGCTCAGGAACCATAATCGACAAAGTTGTAGACTACATTCCAACActacaaaaagagattgaaaaGATGAaccaaaagaaacaaaatttgaTAAAAGCAAAAGAAAGGATTATGAGCAATAATAATGCAGAAAGAGTATTAGTATCAGTTGATGAAAATGAAGGGTTGGATAAtcaatattataataatattaatccAACTGTTTCAATCCATCAACTTTGCGAAGGAGAAGTCATAATCCAAATATGCATAAACCCAAGAAacagtaataataataagttgTCAAATTTGATTCAAAAGGCAGAAGAAGAAGGCTTAAGGATCATTGGTGCTTCCACAGTTTCTGTTTCTCATCATGACCATCAGATTCTTACCTCCCATTTGCATGTTCAG ATGATGGATAGGAGTTTACAAGAAGCTGCTGATAATAAAtcaatatcaagaaaaagggtAATCTCTTGGTTATGTTGCTGA
- the LOC103491302 gene encoding uncharacterized protein LOC103491302, which yields MADHTTTRSHTTTDLYRILGIPVKDLCKGFMKWNPSVKSPKSLTSVEEPNKSNGRNETYIINSPTTPLGSNHNQSVDDSFFANISRTISRSSSRRSKTPTPSPRSLSRNTSRRSTTPSPRSLSRNASRRSTTPTSLSREEKRRSNSDLEFLREPISRNFSRRTDVSESNEGGIFSEANSTANNNIGSLSRNTSRRSPKSTPIIYSQSTALKKPPPIEKKLECTLEELCEGCVKKIMITRDAIVNGIIVQEEELLKIEVKPGWKKGTKITFEGKGDEKPGYLPADITFSIDERRHPLFSRDGDDLDLGVEIPLVNALTGCSITIPLLGGEKMSLSFDNIIYPGFQKAIKGQGMPNPKQQGIRGDLRIQFLVKFPSQLTQQQRDEAATILQDCCS from the exons ATGGCAGATCATACAACAACACGTTCACACACAACAACAGATTTATACAGAATTCTTGGAATCCCAGTCAAAGATCTCTGCAAAGGATTCATGAAATGGAATCCTTCTGTGAAGAGCCCTAAGAGCTTAACATCCGTCGAAGAACCTAACAAG TCCAATGGTAGAAACGAGACGTACATAATCAACTCTCCGACCACGCCATTAGGCTCGAACCACAATCAGAGCGTAGACGATAGTTTCTTCGCAAACATATCGAGGACAATTTCCAGAAGCAGTAGCCGGAGAAGCAAGACGCCGACGCCAAGTCCGCGGTCATTGTCGAGAAATACGAGCCGTCGGAGCACGACGCCAAGTCCACGGTCGTTGTCGAGAAATGCGAGCCGTAGGAGCACGACGCCGACCTCATTATCGAGAGAAGAAAAACGAAGGAGCAATTCAGATTTGGAATTTCTAAGGGAACCGATATCGAGGAATTTCAGTAGAAGAACAGACGTATCGGAATCAAACGAAGGAGGAATTTTTTCAGAAGCTAACTCGACGGCGAATAATAATATTGGATCgctttcgagaaatacgagcaGAAGAAGCCCTAAAAGTACTCCGATCATATACTCGCAATCGACGGCGTTGAAGAAACCGCCTCCGATAGAGAAGAAATTGGAATGCACATTGGAAGAATTGTGCGAAGGATGCGTTAAGAAGATTATGATCACAAGAGACGCCATTGTTAATGG GATAATTGTACAAGAAGAGGAGTTGTTGAAAATAGAAGTAAAGCCAGGATGGAAAAAAGGAACAAAGATCACATTTGAAGGAAAAGGAGACGAGAAACCAGGTTACCTCCCAGCCGACATAACGTTTTCGATCGATGAAAGAAGGCATCCGTTGTTCAGTCGAGATGGTGACGACTTAGACTTAGGAGTTGAGATTCCTTTAGTTAATGCACTAACCGGTTGTTCAATCACAATACCTTTGTTGGGAGGTGAAAAAATGAGTCTCTCATTTGATAACATCATATATCCAGGCTTTCAAAAAGCTATCAAAGGCCAAGGAATGCCTAACCCAAAGCAACAAGGAATTAGAGGTGACCTTCGCATTCAATTCCTCGTCAAATTTCCCTCTCAATTGACTCAACAACAAAGAGATGAAGCTGCTACCATTTTGCAAGATTGTTGTTCTTGA